In the Telopea speciosissima isolate NSW1024214 ecotype Mountain lineage chromosome 2, Tspe_v1, whole genome shotgun sequence genome, one interval contains:
- the LOC122651715 gene encoding uncharacterized protein LOC122651715, which produces MLSSSNPMAGQEISISNRESRPHPLYQIAESPTHKLLLKQWLKEEELILGRIALKESQIDNVRKEITQLYSFFFLFHSTALVLLFSAASREPRGEGCHRSWIPSLCSLFCSLAIIWAVRYKTDVEGHMEKLLEREKEDGKLLTKCVQELKKKGVEFDLLKEVDALRRAKSLRVESKVVRRWSARDFVTLFFFSVSCMVLGLTRVVLCN; this is translated from the coding sequence ATGCTCTCATCTTCTAATCCCATGGCTGGCCAAGAAATCAGCATATCCAATAGGGAGTCCAGACCTCACCCACTTTACCAGATCGCAGAAAGCCCAACTCACAAGCTCCTCCTGAAGCAATGgctcaaagaagaagaactcaTCCTTGGCCGCATAGCCCTCAAAGAATCCCAAATCGACAACGTCCGCAAAGAAATCACCCAACTCTacagcttcttcttcctcttccactccaCGGCCCTTGTCCTCCTCTTCAGTGCAGCATCCAGGGAGCCCCGTGGTGAAGGCTGCCATAGATCTTGGATCCCGTCGCTCTGTTCTCTCTTCTGTTCTTTGGCCATCATTTGGGCTGTTAGATACAAGAcagatgttgagggtcacatggagaagctgttggagagagagaaagaagacgGGAAGCTTTTGACGAAATGtgttcaagaattgaagaagaaaggtGTGGAATTCGATCTGTTGAAGGAAGTGGATGCGCTCAGGAGGGCTAAGAGCCTTAGAGTTGAGTCTAAGGTTGTACGAAGATGGTCTGCAAGGGACTTCGTTACGCTATTCTTTTTTTCCGTTTCTTGCATGGTTTTGGGTCTTACAAGGGTAGTTTTGTGTAATTAG